Below is a genomic region from Prochlorococcus marinus str. MIT 0918.
AGAGGTTGATATTTCTCTTTTTAAATCTGATACTAATGGATAATTTATATCTCCTATTCCTCCTCGATTCCGAGGAGTTTGAATCCAGGCTAGATGGCAATGCTTGCTATCTACTGATACACCAAGAATTTCTGTATTTTTTGAAGAGAAATCAGAATAACGATCACTAAATGCTGTTATTTCAGTAGGGCATACAAAAGTAAAGTCCAGAGGGTAGAAAAATAAAACAACCCACTTCCCTTTGTATTGTGATAAAGAGATTTTCTCAAATTCTTGATCGATCACTGCTTCTGCAGAGAAATCTGGTGCCAACTGGCCAACTCTCAAACATCCTTCTGTCATGGTCAATAAGTAAATGGGATCAAGTAATTGATTTTAGCTTGTATCGTTACAAACCTTTGTCAATTTACCATGTTTATAGCAATAATGTGATCACATAAACGAAATGCACTGGTTCATTTATGAAAAATACTAAATGGCATTTTTCTATATTAAAAAAATATAATTCAACATCCCATAACAAATTATTATCTTTCTTAAAAAACGAATTAATTAATCATCCTCTACCAAGTATAGATAAAACTAAAGCTAAAGCCAACTTATCAGATCATATAAATAACTCTAATAGGAATAAGAAAAATTATAATCTATGAAAAATAATATTCAAGTATACATAATATATTCAATATAATATCGTTTAAGAATTTATATCAAGAAGTTATTATATATATAGCTTTATCAGGATTTAAAATGTCAGTGGAGAGACTTGAACTCTCGACCTCAGCGTTATGAATGCTGTGCTCTAACCAGCTGAGCTACACTGACAAGCTATAGAAGCCACACTATTGTAAGCTATTGTGGAATTAAAATAAATCCCGCACTCTATTAATAAAGGATTTACTGACATTGCTAATGAACACAAGAAAAAGTCTTGGTAACCATATTTCATTTTTTACAATAATCATTTAAAAAGCTAGAATAATAATAGTATAGCTTCAATTACTGAATAATTAAATGGCTAAAGAAAAGAAAAAATTTAAAAATAAATTAAAATATAAGAAAAAATTTATTTATATTTATTCATTACTCAAAGCAACTTCTATGCTCATTTCTACTATCGCATTAGTTGCAATTTCTTTACAAGTTAAATCAATGAATAATGAATCAAAGTCATATAATAATTCAGTAGAGGAAATTCTATTTAAAAACTAAACTATTCATTAGCCGCTAGTTATTGTAAAGGAGGTATTTGGAATAAATAATAATACTAATGTTTATATTACTATGTAGATTAATAACTTATTGTTACTATGACATTGTAAATTTAATATTTCTATGAATTTAATAATAAAACATAAACAATTAATCACTTGGTATCAAAAGAAGCTTGGCTTAACTCATTATGGATTACTATGGCTGGTCTTTTTTAAAGGAGTAGTTGTTACACTTATTATAAATCATTCGTTTTTTCGATGTTCATAAAGTGCTTTCATAGCAGTGCTTTTGAAGCGTATCCCAATTAAAATGACTTTCAGAGGGTTAGTGATTATTAATTAAGCAATAATGTAGTAGAATAGATTCTAGTATTAATTTAAATTTTAACTTTGAACAATAATATCCTTACAAATTTTTCCTTTGATTCCACTCAACTATCTAGTAGTTCATTTGCTTTTTCTATTCTTTTATCATTCTCTCTCTCTTATTTGCTTTCAAAGTTATATAAATCGCAATCGCATTCTTTATCAAATCCAGAAACATTAGCTAGAGTATTTCCTATTCTCAGTATTGGAACAACAATAATAATTGCAGTAGTAAAGTCATCATTAGCATTGTCGCTAGGTTTAGTCGGGGCTTTATCAATTGTAAGATTTAGAACTCCAGTAAAGGAACCAGAGGAATTAACATATATATTTCTTTGTATAGGTATTGGCTTAGCTACAGGAGCGGATCAATACTCGGCAGCAATCATTGGCTTATTACTCACGTCATTTTTTGTTTATTTTTATAATTGGTTATCTGGAAGAAAAAAAATACAAAATTTAATAAGAATCTCTGTCAACGGTATTAATCCAGATGAAATTAATACATTAATTTCAATTCTGTCTACAAACTGCTTAAGAGTTAACTTTAATAATCTGTCAGTTAATAATTCCACTAAAGACAGGTTTACTACAATGACACTTTCTATCTTACCCAATAGATTTATTGATATAGATTCTATAACTAAAGAAGTATCTGCAGCATTTCCTAATGCTAGTTTTACTATTGTAGATAGCAATTATTAGTCCTCCATATAATTTAACTTATGTTAGTTTTTGAAAAAAAAATTAAAAATAATACTAGATCTCTTAGGATCTTAGATTATTTATCAAAAATAAATAGGAAATCTATTTTCCTTAAGACGTTAATAGGTTTTACTTCTATAGGTATAATCCTGATTCCATTAGATTTTGGTAAACCATCTAATCCAAATATATCAAATATTATAAGTAAAACCTTAAATAAGATTGATACCAGAATAGGTTATCTTGGTAATGAAACATATTTATTTGGTGGAAATCTATTATCTATTGGAACTAATTATATAAAGTCATTTATAATTAAGCAGAATGACATTAGATTAAATATTAGTATCAAGAACCTTAATAAAATTAAAAATATTAGAAATAAGGCTATTAAAGATGGAATTTTAATTAGATCAGATGATGATCAGGTCAATGGCTCAATTAGTTATAAAGGTACTAATTATCCAATTGAATTAAGATTAAAAGGTGATTGGACAGATCACCTTTTAGGAGATAAATGGTCATTTAGAATCCAAACAAAAAAAGACACTTCATTCGAAGGTATGTATGAGTTTTCACTTCAGCATCCCAGAACAAGAAACTATATTAATGAGTATGTATTTCATAAGTTACTTAAATATGAAAATCTTCCATATTTAAGATATGACTTTAAACCATTTTATCTTAATGGTAAATATTTAGGTGTATATGCAATAGAGGAACATTTTGGTAAAGCAGTAATTGAAAATAGTAAGTTTAGAGAAGGTCCTATAATAAAACTTTCAGACCAGGATCTTAGAAATGAGAGACAAAGGATGCTAGAAATTGATAATAGTCGTTTCAACTATTTTACAGTAAACCAAAACAACTCAGATATAGATACATTTAATCAAAATAAAATTTCAACAAATCCTCAACAAATATCACAATATAATCTTGCTAAGGACTTATTTAATGATTTTCTTAAAAATAAATATAAATCTTCAGATGTATTTGATCTTGAATTAACAGCAAAATATTTCGCGTTATTAGATCTATTACAAGCTGGAAAAGCTAATACATGGTATGATATGAGGTTTTATTTTAATCCTATTATTGCTAGATTACTACCAATTGGCTATGACGCACAATATCCTATAAGAACACAACAAAGAATTCTATCGTCTGATTTAAATACATTAAATATATTTAATGATCCATTATTTGTAAAAGAATATATCTCTAACTTACAAAGATTAACTTCACCTGGATACCTAGAGAATTTTTTAGATTATATTAATAAAGATTTAAAAGTTACATTAACTAAAATTCACAGATCCTACCCTCATGTAAAGTTTCTTAATTCTGAACTATATAAAAATAGAAAATATATACTAACAAGATTAACACCCGATAAACCTATTGGCTTAGTTTTAAATAGTCCTATAAACGGTAATAATATTTTAGATCTTGAGTTATATAACAAAACTACACTTCCACTAAATATTAAATCATTAGAATATAATGGAATTCATTATTATCCATCAGCACAAGAAATTTTAGAACCATTAGATAGATTTAATAGACTACGCTCTAGAAATATTAAATTTATTTCTAAAAATTCTAATTATCCTTCTGCTAATTCATTATCTAATAATTTAATTAATATTAAATATAATCTTATCGGCTCAACGTCTATTCAAACAATTTCACTTAAGACATTACCATTTTCAAATCAAACTACACCCACTAATTATTTAGTAAGAAGACGTACTAATATTAAGGATTTCGAATTTTTAAAGGTAGATAAGAAAGCTAAGGAGATTACTATTGGTACTAGTGTGGTTATTGATAAACCTTTAATTATGCCTACTAACTATAAACTTAAGATACTTAAAGGTGTCTCCATTACCCTTAAAAATAATGCACTAATTTTAATTCAGGGACCACTATTTTTACAAGGATCTAGAGATCTTCCTATTTATATCAATAATGATTCGACAGGAAAAGGATTAATTGTAATTAATGCTAATTCTCGATCGGTTATAACACATTCATTTTTTAATAGTTTATCTGAACCATCCATTGCTTCTATAAACATCACAGGAGGTTTAACATTTTACAATTCTCCAGTTACAATAGAGGATTCTACTTTTTCACAGGCATCTTCTGAAGATTCTCTTAACCTAGTACGCTCTCCTTTTCTAATTAATAATACTAAATTTATAGGCTCAGCATCAGATGCTATAGATATTGATTTTTCTAATGGTACTATATCTAACTCAAGCTTTTCAAATACTGGTAATGATTCAATAGATATTTCTGGTGCAGATGTTACTCTAAATAATATCAGCATTATCTCCTCAGGCGACAAGGCAATAAGTGTTGGCGAAGAGGGTAATGTTATAGCTAATAATATTAAAGTTTCTGACTCATTTATAGGAATTGCCAGTAAGGATCTCTCTAATGTAAAAATCTCAAATATATCTATTAATAATGTTGAATTTTGCCTGACAGCATATAAAAAGAAACCAGAATATGGACCAGCGTCAATTAAATTGTTATCAAATAGTTCCACCTGTCATTCTAAATATTTATTAGAACCTGGTTCAACAATTTCCTCTAAATATAATATCTTTATACCTAACAGTATTAACGTCTATAATCAACTTTATATAAAGGAGGATATTAATGGATCTAAATAATATAGTTTATAGACACGAAAAGAAATTTGTTGATAATTCTAATTTAGAATCTCTTGATATTTTACAAACAATTATACCTTCAGGTATTTCAGAGATTTATTCAGAAAGGAGAATTAATTCTATTTATTATGATACTGATTCTTTATATTTAGCAAACTTAAATATTGATGGTATAGGTTATAGAGATAAGTTTAGAATTAGATACTATGGCTCTAAAACTGATTTAGAGAAACCTAAACTTGAAATTAAATCTAAAAGAGGTCTAGTAGGTCATAAGATAAATATTGATATTAACATAGAATCTCTATTTAAGAATCAATTTAATCTTTCATTTCTTGCTATTGATTCAAATATCCCTAATAACCTTACTAACTTACTTTATATAATTAAACCTTTAATCATAGTTTCTTATAATAGACGCTATTATTTATCTAATTGTTCTGCATATAGAGTTACTTTTGATAAGGATATTGAATATAATTTGTTTAATTATGACCTACAGAATAGAAAAATACCTTTAATAGGTTCTATTCCAGATAGTAACCGTATAATAGAAATTAAATATAATGCTAAAGATTCTAATGATGCATCTCTAATATCTCAGAATTTTCCATATAGACTTACATCATGTTCAAAATATATTAATGGATTAACCTGTTTAGGTTTAATATAAGTTATAGGAAATTTTAATTAATTTGATATTATTTATAGATAACTGTAATCATTGGACGTTCTGTTATGGCTTTCCATTTCTCAGATCTAATTATTAGATTAGAATTATCATTTGCCCTTAATAACCATCCATAATTAGGGGCGCCTTTCTGCCATCTTTTTATACTATCTGTAACATCTATACTTTTAGTGCCATTAATATTATTTATGTATTTATCTATAACTAGTAATTTTGAAGTATCAATTTTATCTCGTTTATGATTCGATTTAATTATATTTTTCCAGTTGTCATTAATTTCATATAATCCATAACTACCCTTTGCTTTTGAATCTCCTTCTATTGTTAATGTAAGTATTGCTTTAACTATATTTACGTTTTTTGGAATTTGAAATTTAGGATTTGTATGAATTCCATTAAATTTAATTAGGGCATAATCTTCATTTGTTTGTGTATTTGATAATAAAATATCTTTATTGGATTTTAAAGCATTATTATTCTTATAATTTATTGTTTTTACAATATTTCCTTTATATATATTATTTCTAAGTATTTGACCTTCCCTATAGTGTATAAGCTGATGTTTTTTTAAAAATTCTATATTTTTCTTTATATGTAATTCTGTAGTATAATTACCAAATTTATCAAGATATCTATTAGGTATATTATTTGATGAATAAATATAATTAGGAGAATAGCTTTTTACATTTAAGATATTTTTAGAGGTATTTATATTAAGTATTTTAAGCCAGCCATTTCCGCCATTAGGATCAAATTGATAGTCAGCTAATATTTGTATTACATCTCTGTTTAAAATAGTCTGCGTCTTTAATAAAGCATCTCCTTGATAATGACCTGATAACACCATAAAGATTTGAGGGAATGGTTCTATAAGCTTCTTAAACAATTCCTTAGGGCTATTATTACCTGTATCATGAGGCGTATTCCCTACCTTATCTATAGATACTTTTTTCTTAGATTTTAAATATTGGTGAGTAGTTAATATAACTGGTATTTTAGGATTATCTAACATAATGTTCTGTGCAAATTCTATTGATTTATCAGAAGGTAACCACTCTAATCCGATATGAATAAAGGGCTCACCATTAGCATTAAACCTTTGAGCAAAACTACTTTGATTAGTGTCATATCCTAAAAACCAATTTCTTTTTAAATATCTTTGAGCTCCAAAATATTTTTTAAAGTTCTCATTATATTTTTTATTATTCCAACAATCATAATCCATATTACCTGGTACTACAGAATATGGTATTGGTGCATTGTTAACTTCTAAATGACGTAAAGAATTTAGGGCTCTTTTCCATCTAATATTATTATTTGTGATATATTTGAATAAAAATTTAGGACAGACATTATCAATTTTAATTAGTTCTTCTAATTTATTTGGTGGATTGTCTATTACGTCTCCTACATGAGAAATGAATACTATATTTAACTTTTCTTTGTTTTGAACTATCCATTTTATTTGATTTTCAAAATAAGTTATATTTTCTTTCTTCTTTGTATATGATTGTGTATCTGGAATTAAAATAATAGAGAATTCATCTGCTTTTATGGGTGTTGATATATTAAAAGTATATAGAGACAATGTTATAAATAATGACTTAATTAATCCTCGCTTCATTTAATTATTTTAATTTAGTATTTATATTTATAATCTATTGCCTGTATGAAATAAGTCAATATTTTTGTTTTATATATATAGAAATATATTAATTCATGGTAAATTAATATAGAATTCATTTGAAATAATGTTTGTTCAAAATAGATTAATATGTATATTTACTTTAGATAATATTACGAACATGATCTCATTGCATAGTATGCCGCGATTCCACATGCTACTGATAAATTAAGGCTTCTAACCCCAGATTTATTACGTATTGAATGATACTTTGAAGGCATTTGTATTGTAGCTACAAGATTACATTTACTCTTTACTGAATTGGGTAGACCATTATCTTCTCTACCAAATAATAAACAATCATCTTTTTTGAATATCAATGAATCAAGATTAATATCACCATCTTTGCTGAAAGCTATAATACGAGAATTTTTTACATATTCTTGATAATTTGTAAAATTTTTATGTGTAGTTAAATTTACATTTTTCCAATAATCTAGACCAGCTCTCTTTAAGTATGAATTATCTAATGAAAAACCCAAGGGATAAATTAAATCTAGAGGAAAATTAAATGCAAGGCATGTTCTACCAATATTTCCAGTATTTTGTGGTATACGAGGTTCAAAAAGTCCTATTCTGATATTGTGAATCATCTTTAATAGGTATTTATATTTAAGCTATTAGTATTTAGATTTATAGCTCTACCATGAACCACTAACCAACTATCTGTTGAAATAGAATCAATTTCTTGGGTCAATTCTCCTAGTCTATCTCTAAATCTATTTCCAATTTTTGTATGAGGTGATACAGACCATCCTGTTTCTTCGGATACTATTACTGAAAATCCTTTATATTTTTTTAGTGATAAAATAATATTCTTCTTAATTATATTCCATTCGTTTTGTTCACAGTGGATATAGTAAGATACAATTCCACCCAGGGAATCTATTAATATTGCTTGAGAATTATCGATATCACTAATTACTTTTATAATATCTGGTGTTTCTATAGTATGCCATTCTTTAGGCCGTCTTTTCTTATGTTGCTCTAATCTAATCTTCCATTCCTTACTATTATCATTGATATGAGTTGCTATATAAGTGATATCTTTGTTTTGAGAAATTATTTTTTCTGCCCATTTACTTTTACCACTTTTTACAGGACCGGAAATAAGTATTAGATTAACCTTAGAATTATAAATCACTTAGCTATTAATTATATTACTTTGAAAAGAACCACCAAGCTCCTAATGGAGCTGCAACTGCTAATAAGAGAATTCCAACTACAAGAGGAATTGCCAATCCCTTATTTAATTCTTTTTTTCTCATAACATTGAAGTTAGGATCTATTACGGGATTATTTAATGTTGTAGGATCTTTTGCTTCATAGTTAAGAGTTATAAGATATGAAAAGTCATTGGTTTTTATATTATGATAAAGTGAGTGGTAATCTAAAGCATATAATTTTGGTACAAAAATTATATTTGAAAATAAAATTACTAGTGTGCATATAAGTAAAGAAGCTTTTTTAATCACGTTTTTATAGGAGATTAATCAATATATTGGCATTTACTTGTTTTTTTGTCTATATTTATTAAGTAAAATAGCATAATGAGTAAAGTGAATAAAGCTAGAATCTCTACATAGGCTATCCCTATATCAAAATGACACTTGTATAATTTATGAATTTTTCTTCTAGATTCGCCTTAATAATAGGCTTTTTAATGATAACTCTTATATTTATCAATTCATTTACTATCACAGAAATAACACCAGCAATTCAAAGATCTCAAGTTATAGCAGCATTAACCTCAGTTAGTATATTATTAATTGGTTTTCTTCTACAGACAAATAATAATACACAGGACAACCTTATTAAAGAAGATTTAATAGCAGAAGAAGGGTTCTATTTAACTAAAGAAATAGATGAAGATTTAAGATTAGAATTAGCATGGGGTAGTCAGTTAATTCTATCTGCAACAGCTGCCTCTACGATATTAATATACTACAATAAAACAATAATTCTAAGGAGAGGTCTTATAACCTCAAATGAATTTAGACCTGGTAATATTTGTATAGAATCATCTAGGAAATCTAAATATATTTCTTTAGTTAACATGAAGTTCTTTCCAGGTAGATCAGAGTTTGATCCAATAGTACCTAATCTACCTTCCGTAATTGTTAATCCATTAGATAATCATGGTTGGTTAATTGTTGGTGGATGGACTGATAGATGCTTTACAAAATCAGATGAAATTTGGATAGAGGGATGGAGTAAAAAGATCTACCAAAAACTTTCAAACTTATATACTAATTAAATAATTTTATCTTTGTTATTACAGGTTTAGTAGTAGATGTAAAAACCAACCTGTTTAAAGATCCATCCCATATTACATGGTTAGAAATTATATTTATTAATGTATTTCTATTTTTATATGAATATTCCTGTATATTAATAAATTTAATTTGATCTTTTTTATGGTTATAAATTGCCTCACTAGATTTTATTAGAGAATCATTTACTATAGCTACAATATTTCCTTTAACTATTGCATTGAATTTTTTCTTATCCCATTCTATAGATCTTCCTCTAACATCAATATCTCCATTGTTTATTGATTTAAAGATTACATTACCTGTAAAGTTTATATTGTCTCCATTATTTATTATGGTAGATTTATCAGAATTAATCTTATAAGAAGGTATATTATCTTGATAAAATATTAGTATTGTTTTATTAGCTTTTGCTGTTTGGTTATTTGGCTCAATATATGCTGATTGACTTGTTAGTTCAAATTCCTTTTTACCGTTATTATTATATTGTTGAACGTTAAACTCCTTTAAATCATATGAAGAATTATTATTTGATTTTATAGTAGTAGACTTACTACAACCTGATAGTAAAACTACGGTTATTATCAGAGCTGAATATAATCTGGAAATTATCATTATTCAATTCTGTTTAATATTGGCTTTGGAATTGGAAGTTTAGTACCTTCTTTTAGCCTACCCCATTTTAATTCATCCTTCCATTCATTTAGTATATTTTTATAACCAAGTTGACGTAGTATCTCTTGGCTTATTTTTGGAAGGATGGGATTTATTAAGAGAGCTATAATTCTACAACTTTCTAAAACATTATAAATATATTGACTTACTTCACCAATTCTATTATTATCTTTTATAAGTTTCCATGGCTGCTTATCATTTAAATACAAATTAGAAGCTGATGATAACTTAATCAAAAGTTGACATACTTCCTTAAAGGATAGATTTTCATAATAAACTAGTGAATCATTTATAATAGATTTAGCTAATACTTTTAATTCATTATCATTATTATAATCAATATCTGTTGGTATAGAATTATTAAACCACTTTCTAGACATATTTAAAGTTCTATTGAGTAAGTTTCCTATTGTATTTGCAAGGTCATTATTAACTAACTCTATAAACCTTTTTTGCTGAAAATCTCCATCTTGTCCAAATTTTATATCACTTAATAAAAACCATCTGAGTGGCTCATCTCCGTATTTATCCAATAATTCTTTTGGATCTAATACATTACCTAATGATTTACCCATTTTTAATCCTTCTCTTGTCAGAAAACCATGTCCAAATACTTTTTGAGGAATATCCAAACCAGCAGACATTAACATAGCTGGCCAATATACAGCATGAAATCTCAATATATCCTTCCCGATAACGTGAATAGCATTTGGCCACCCTTTTAATTTACCTTTTTCTAGAATAATATTTTGTTGATTGTCACTGAGGGCACTAATATAACCTAATAATGCATCAAACCATACGTAAAATGTATGTCCTTTGTACCCAGGCACTGGGATACCCCATTTGACGTTAATTCTTGATATTGAGAAATCTTTTAGGCCTTTAGAAACAAAGTTTATAATCTCGTTTCTTCTTGTTGAAGGCTGTATAAATGAGGAATCAGATACTAACTTTTCAATTTCTTTTTGATATTTTGATAAACAAAAGAAAAGGTTTTCTTCATCTCTCCACTCTAACATTGTTAGATGAATAGGGCATTCAGGTGAATTATTATTAGCCTTTACTTCTTTATATTCTTCGCAACCTACACAATACCATCCTTTCTGATTACCAATTCGTATGTCGCCATTATCATTTACCTTTTTGAAAAATCTTTCTACTAAATCTATATGTTGGTGAGATGTCGTCCTTACAAAATGATCATTGGAAATAAACCATTGGCTCCAAAGGTCCTGATATTCTTTTGAAATAGAATCACAGTGTTCTATTGGTTTAATATTTTTCGATTCAGCTGTTCTTTGAATTTTTTGTCCATGTTCATCTACTCCAGTAATAAATTCAACTTTATTGCCAATTAATCTATGATATCTAGCAAATGCATCACAAGCTATCGTTGTATAAGTACTACCTAAATGTGGTTTATCATTTACATAATATAAAGGCGTGGTAATTGTTATATGCATCTTATATAGCTTAATGAAATGAGTTCTAATTTTATTATAATCAAGAAAATTGACTAGTGTTGTAATTAATTTACTTTTTTTATATATATAAGGTTTGGCTTACTGTTTAGATAATCTATTGAAACAAGTATATTTTGGCTAATAACAATTTCACTTGGTGGGTAATATTTACAGGCTAGATCAATATATACATCATTAAAATGAAAGAGTGCTATTGAATCTTCGTACTTTAACCAACTTAAGAATGTAACTTCAAATTCATTTATACTTTGTTTTTTAAACCAGCATAATAAATTATAATTCTTGGATTCTCTAGCCGCAGAAATGATATTTTTTTGAGCCGTTATATACTGATTAATTCTTAATTGTAATTCATCTTTACTCAAACCAATATTACCGTTTAAATTGCAAATAAACTGGTATTGGGTAATAAAATCTATATATCTTCTAATTGGAGATGTTACTTGTGTATATTCAGATAAACCTAAACTATGGTGTTTTATTGGTCTTATGTCTATTGTTGATTTGCTTAGGGATTTCTTTACTAGATAATTCATTACATATTTGTTTTCATAATATACATTATTATCTTTATTATAATTTTCTCTCTCCAATTGATTTCTATAAGGAATTAGTATGTTTTTTTCCTTACTAATTTTAGCAAACAATGAACCGTATAATATCATTGCTTCCGCTACTAACTTCCTTGATACTGTCCTATCTATTATTTTTAGGAATAATTGACTATTTTTTTCAATGATTTTACCTTGTGATTCTTCTAATTCTATTGCTCCATTGGTAATTCTCTTTTTATGTTGTGACTTTAGAAATTCATTTATTAGCAATAGTTCTTTTTCCTGTTTTG
It encodes:
- the lptC gene encoding LPS export ABC transporter periplasmic protein LptC; protein product: MIISRLYSALIITVVLLSGCSKSTTIKSNNNSSYDLKEFNVQQYNNNGKKEFELTSQSAYIEPNNQTAKANKTILIFYQDNIPSYKINSDKSTIINNGDNINFTGNVIFKSINNGDIDVRGRSIEWDKKKFNAIVKGNIVAIVNDSLIKSSEAIYNHKKDQIKFINIQEYSYKNRNTLINIISNHVIWDGSLNRLVFTSTTKPVITKIKLFN
- the metG gene encoding methionine--tRNA ligase, with protein sequence MHITITTPLYYVNDKPHLGSTYTTIACDAFARYHRLIGNKVEFITGVDEHGQKIQRTAESKNIKPIEHCDSISKEYQDLWSQWFISNDHFVRTTSHQHIDLVERFFKKVNDNGDIRIGNQKGWYCVGCEEYKEVKANNNSPECPIHLTMLEWRDEENLFFCLSKYQKEIEKLVSDSSFIQPSTRRNEIINFVSKGLKDFSISRINVKWGIPVPGYKGHTFYVWFDALLGYISALSDNQQNIILEKGKLKGWPNAIHVIGKDILRFHAVYWPAMLMSAGLDIPQKVFGHGFLTREGLKMGKSLGNVLDPKELLDKYGDEPLRWFLLSDIKFGQDGDFQQKRFIELVNNDLANTIGNLLNRTLNMSRKWFNNSIPTDIDYNNDNELKVLAKSIINDSLVYYENLSFKEVCQLLIKLSSASNLYLNDKQPWKLIKDNNRIGEVSQYIYNVLESCRIIALLINPILPKISQEILRQLGYKNILNEWKDELKWGRLKEGTKLPIPKPILNRIE
- a CDS encoding ribonuclease catalytic domain-containing protein — protein: MINNIEYIDNTIDIKNGINIQSSKDYKDFIDLSELKTYTIDDKDSLEIDDAISLDINGSNNILWIHIACPSFYIKLNSKLDNNALLKSSTTYLIDKNIYLFPEEIIKSQLSIEHGRKNPTLSLKILFNKKKDIISAEFFKALIEPNYKLTYEEADEILDYQPKQEKELLLINEFLKSQHKKRITNGAIELEESQGKIIEKNSQLFLKIIDRTVSRKLVAEAMILYGSLFAKISKEKNILIPYRNQLERENYNKDNNVYYENKYVMNYLVKKSLSKSTIDIRPIKHHSLGLSEYTQVTSPIRRYIDFITQYQFICNLNGNIGLSKDELQLRINQYITAQKNIISAARESKNYNLLCWFKKQSINEFEVTFLSWLKYEDSIALFHFNDVYIDLACKYYPPSEIVISQNILVSIDYLNSKPNLIYIKKVN